The DNA region GTTATGAATTTTCTTGGTACAGACTCAAGCTATGTATTGTTGGATCTGGGGCCATTGCAATTCCACGACAACTACACGCCCTCCAATCATGCTCCTTACTATGGGCGAGAACTTACGACGCTCACACAATGTTTGGTAGCTACCATTTTTTTCATTGTACCATCAATTAATTGTCTAAAAAAATCGGAATTAAAGCAAACGAGTCAGTTACTTTTTGCAAAAGGCTTACTCCTTTTTGGGCTCGCCTACTTAATGGGTACTTTTTACCATCTCTGGGGACTCTATTATTTAGCTGCAGCTGTTAGTGCAATTTTGTTGAGTAAAGCAAATTATGATGATATTCAACAAATTAAAAACAATGCTAAACAAGCGGCTGATCTTATCAGAAATGAATTAGTAAACTCACTACTGAGATCACAGGGTAATGAAAATAAACTAAAAGAGCTATTTAAATTTATCGGCTTAGAAAAAAGCCCTAAACATTTCGTGATTTTGGAATGTAGTACCGACTCGAACAAAGGTGATTTTCAAAGAGAGTGTCTTAACCACATCGACAAAGATGAACGATCTAAGTTGTATCAAGTTTTCTCCATGACCGATGACTCTTTCGGCCTTGCCTGTGGCGATTTCTCGAAAAAAGAACTTGCTGACTTCGCAGAATCATTGCGACAAAAATTAAGAACTCATAAAGTATCAATAGGAGTGAGTACTAGGTTACACAGCCTATGCGAGGCTTATCGTGAATCTCTGGTCGCTCTCAACAGAGCTAAAGAACTTGGAGGCGATATTGTCGTTATATTTACCCCGCTCAGAGATCTATCTGAATTTGGCACGAGTCTTATCGATCAGCAAAACAAATTAATTCAATTGATTTTTGAATCGCGTCGCGAGGAGATTGACCAACAAGTAAATGACTATATCAAAAATTTGACGCGCAATTGTAAAATGAATTTATTCAAAATGAAATTAAATCTACAAGGGATACCAGTTTTAATCACTAAATCTTGCATCGATAAAAATATTAGTCCCGAAGATATTTTAAAATGTGAAGAGCAACAAACAATTGCATTACTGGAAGTCAAAGAAATTGATGAATTAACTCTCTGGCTAAGTAAAACTATTAAATTTTATCTAAATATAATCCGTGACTCCATGCAAAAGCCGGAACATTCGCAAATCAAGCGTGTTAAAGAATACGTTCAAGAAAAATTTAGAGAACCCATTTCTTTGGAAGACGCCGCTTCAATTGCATGTTTAAGTGCCTCACACTTTCGCCGGGTATTCAAAAAGGAATGTGGTGAGAGCTTTAATCAATTTCTCACCACATATAGAATTGATGCTAGTAAAGATTTTCTCAAAAACCCGAAGTACAGTATAAGTGACATCGCCTATGAAGTAGGATTCAAGGATTCAAATTACTTCAGTACTGTTTTCCGTAAAAGCCAAAACATTTCTCCACGTGATTACCGCAATAATGTATTAAAATCATAAGCTCGTAAATACTATAACACTTAACTCTTTAGTTGACTTAACGCAACTGTGAAATTTGATCAGATCTTAAAGTTCTTTAAGCACTTTCTTAAGGATTAATCATATTCAGATTTTATAAGTGCTTATAATTTAATTCACCTTACAAGGAAAATTCCATGACTAAAAAAGCAAAGATGATTTATTCACTTACATGCCTATTTTCACTCATTTGTACAGCTCATTCTTCTAATGCACCTAGTAGTTATAGAGCATGGTTGAGTTATCAAAAAATCGACAAGCAGAAAATTCTCAACACCTATCAAAACTTGTTCCAAGAATTGTCAGTGGCTGGAAAAAGTCCAATTATCCAATCCTCCATAAATGAGTTGCAGATCGGCCTAAAAGCTATACTTCAAACTGATTTAAAAATTTCAAACTCCTTTTCTAAAGGCTTAATAATTGGCACCGCCAAAGAATTAAGTATGAAAGGGATCGATTTGGACGTCAGCAATTTATCGAGCGAGGGCTTCCTCCTTCAAAGTGATAATCAAAAACTTATCCTTAGTGCTAAATCAGACCTAGGTTTACTATACGGTGCATTTCATATTCTTCGACTGATCCAAACACAGCAAGCCTTAAACACTCTTGACCTCAAAGAAAACCCTAAAATTCAACACCGCCTACTAAATCATTGGGATAATCCAGGTACAGTACCCGAAGGCAGGTCATATGTTGAGCGAGGCTATGCTGGAGATAGTATCTTTAAATGGGACGAGCTCAGCAAACATGAACAACGCTATATTGATTATTGTAGAATGTTAGCCTCCACTGGCATAAATGGCAGTGTAATGAATAATGTAAACACTGCGAAAAAAGGTCTTGAAGGCTGGAAACTCTTAACACCAGAATACTTGCCTAAGCTCAAGTACTTAGCAGGAATCTTTAGACAGTATGGCATTAAAATGTATATCTCCGTCAATTTCTTTAGCCCCGTAATTGTGGGGGGCTTACCTGAAGCTAACCCCAATGATCCAAAAGTTCAAAAATGGTGGAATGATAAGGCTAATGAGATATATAAAGAAATACCCGATTTTGGCGGTTATTTAGTTAAAGCTGACTCAGAAGGTGAGCCAGGCCCAATGAAGTACGGATTAACTCATGCGGATGGTGCCAACTTACTTGCACGCTCTCTAAAACCACACGGTGGCATAGTTATGTGGAGAGCATTTGTTTACGGTCACAAAAAATCTAATCCAGACAGAGCTGCTCAACCCTATGATCTATTTAAGCCAATTGATGGAAAGTTTGATGACAATGCCATCGTTCAAATCAAAAACGGCCCACATGACTTTCAAGTTAGGGAGCCCGTATCTACGCTTTTTTCTGCAATGCCAAAGACAAATCAAATGCTCGAGCTTCAAATAACTCAGGAATATACTGGTCATGAACGCCACGTCTGTTACCTAGTACCTCAATGGAAAACTATTTTTGATTTCGATACCCATGCAAAAGGGAAAGGAACTGAGATCAAAAAAATCCTAAGCGGCCAAGTTTACAAATACAAACACGCGGGGATCGCTGGTGTTTCAAATATAGGCGATGACACAAATTGGACTGGGCATTTATTAGCTCAGGCAAATTTTTATGGTTTTGGAAGACTATCTTGGAACCCCGACTTATCCACAGAGGAAATAACTGCAGAATGGATAAAGCAAACATTTGGTCACAATAAAAAAATAATGAAAGTTGTCAGCAAAATACTAAATACTTCATGGCGTACTTACGAAGATTACACTATGCCACTTGGAATTGGTTTTATGTCCAATGGTTGCCCCGATAACGATGAAAGTCACTTCCGTCCCGATCCTGCAAAAAGAAAAAAATACCATAAAGCAGACAAAAAGGGCTTAGGCTACGATAGAACTAAAAATAGCAAAGGTCATAGTCACTACGCAGGTCAGTACCATAAGCCTGTGTACGATATGTATAAAAACGTAGAGACCTGTCCCGAAGAATTATTACTATTTTTTCATCACCTGCCCTACACTCATAAGCTCAAGTCTGGTAAGACGATCATCCAACATATTTATGATGCACACAATGATGGTGTGAAGCAGGTAGAAAATTATTACAAAGAATGGCAAAGCCTTAATGGCTTAATGGATGCAGAACGCTTCGAAGAAGTTTCTCTTAAATTAAAAGAGCAAATCAAATATGCTGCCGAGTGGCGTGATTCTATTAATTCTTATTTCTATAAATTGTCGAAAATCAAAGAAATAAACAAGTAAATGACAATAAAAATGCGCGCCAAAATATTCGCTCAACTAAGTTTTTTCCTTTGCTTGTTACTAGCATTTAATGCGTCTAGCAATGATAAACAACCTAATATACTCCTCATCCTTGCAGATGATTTGGGTTGGTCAGACTTGGGATGCTACGGTAGTATTATTAAAACGCCAAATCTCGACAAGCTCGCTAAAGACGGTATTCGTTTTACTCAATTCCATAATACCGCGAAATGTTATCCATCGCGAGCATGTCTTTTAACAGGTGTATACGCTCAGCAAAATAACATGGCCCGTGGGGCCGGTAAAATTAAAAATGCTGTGACCCTAGCTGAAGTCCTACGAGAAGCCGGTTACAGAACTCTTGCTTCTGGAAAACACCACGGCGAAGACAACCTATATGATCGTGGTTTTGATCGTTACTTTGGCTTACGAGATGGTGTATGTAACTACTTTAACCCAGGTTATCAACGCCCAGGCGAAGTTGTTCCCGCTCACAAAAAAGGTAAATTCCCAAGGAAATGGTGTATCGATGGTCAAACTTTTTCACCCTACACTCCTAAAGAAAAAGACTTTTATACCACAGACTACTTCACCAATTATGCACTTGAATATTTAGAGGAATATAAAGATGAAGACAAGCCCTTTTTCCTATACCTCGCTTACACGGCTCCCCATGACCCTCTGCAAGCATGGCCAAAAGACATAAAAAAATACACTGGTAAATTCATGCAGGGCTACCAAGCCTATCGTCAAGCGCGCTATGAACGCATGCTTAAAATGAAATTAATAGATAAAGCCTCCTTTCCTTTATCGGAACCCAGTTACCGTGACTGGGATTCACTCAGCTCTGAAGAAAAAGTCCAAGAAGATCGACGCATGGCGGTTTATGCTGCGATGATTGACTGCATGGACCAGAACATTGGCAAAGTCATTGATAAATTAGATAAACTTGGCCAACTTGAAAATACATTAATTCTCTTTGCATCGGATAATGGTTGCTCCCCAGGTAGTGATTTTGGTGGATTTAAAGATTATAATCCAGATGCTAAAAATGGTGAAATTGGCTCAATGCAGCGCTACACCAAGCTAGGAATTGATTGGGCTAATGTAAGCAATACCCCTTTTAAGCTTTTCAAAACTAACGCCCACAAGGGCGGGACATGTACTCCCTTGATAGCTTACTGGCCTAAAGGAATTATTGGAAATAATCGAATTTCTCACAAACCTGGCCACTTCATCGATATAATGCCAACCATAATTGATATCGCTAAGGCCAAGTACCCTCAAGAATTTAAAGGAGAAAAAGTCGTCCCAATGCAAGGAGAAAGTCTGGTCTCAGTTTTCAAAAATAAAAATACTGCGAGAACCAACCCAATTTACTGGTACTACGGCAAGGGGAAAGCTATTCAATATGACAACTGGAGATTGGTCAGCGATGCTGAATCTCCTTGGGTTCTTTACAACATGGACACAGACCGTTCGGAAACTACAGATGTAAGTAATAAGTACCCAGAAGTTGTCAGTAAATTAAATGATTTACATAAAAAATGGATGAAAGAAAACCCGGTTAGTAAAAAGAGGAAAAAAAGCCGAAAGCTAGCCGCTAAATAGACCTTTAACAATGTAAATGCACCCAACTATTAATTGATTATTACAACACTCACAAACTATTTACAGACCCTAAAAAACTCAAGGAATACATATGTCTAAACAGAGAAAATCAGGCTTTTTTGCAGGTGTTCTAGTTGGGGTGCTTGCAGCCACAATCATTTTTTCTTTTGTAACACGATACAATAAATCGAATGGCTCCCAGCAAAAGAATATCACTACAATTAAGTTAGCTCATACCTTAGATACCAAACACCCTGTTCATTTGGGTATGGTGTACATGAAAAAAAGATTAGAAGAAATATCTAATAATCAAGCAACTCTAGAAATATTCCCAAGCGGTGTCTTAGGTAGTGAAACAAAATGTATAGAGATGCTACAAAATGGCGTCTTGGCCATGACCAAAACATCCACTTCTCCAATGGAGGGTTTTGTCCCTGAAATGGGAGTTTTTAGCTTGCCTTATGTGTTTAGAAGTCGAGAACACTTTTGGAATGTTCTCGACTCAAAGATAGGTAAAGATCTTTTGTTAAAAGGCGAATCAAGAAACCTGAGAGGCATCTGCTATTTTGATGCGGGCAGTCGGAATTTTTACACTACCAAAAAACCTGTTTTGACTCCTGAAGATTTAAACAAACAAAAAATCAGGGTTATGAACAGTAAAACTGCTATCGATATGATTAAAGCCTTGGGTGGGTCACCCACACCAATTGCTTGGGGCGAGTTATATTCAGCCTTAAATCAGGGCGTAGTAGACGGCGCAGAAAATAATCCTCCAAGTTACTACAATAACGGCCACCATAAAGTGAGTAAACACTTTTCACTCGATGGACATACACGTGTCCCAGACATGCTCGTTATTAGTAGTAAAATCTGGAAGAGTTATTCTCCCGAATTACAAACCTGGCTTCAACAAGCCGCAGATGAAGCATCTCAATACCAAAGAGAATTATGGGCACAAAAGTCAAAGGAAGCACTAGCTGCTGCCGAAAAAGAAGGCGCAAAAATATATTACCCAGATATTCAACCATTTATCGATAAAACAAAAAGTATGATCGATGGTTTAAAAGATACAGCTGTCGGAGATATCTACCGAAGAATACAAGAGACGAAATAATGACTTCTACACTTTTAAAACTTAAAAGCCAATTAGTAAAATTATTAAACGCCTTAGTAATCATTACTATGGGACTTTTAGTTCTAGATGTTCTATGGGGCGTACTATCCCGTTATCTTCTCGGTGGACAAAGTAGTTGGACCGATGAACTTGCTCAAGTTCTTTTAACCTGTCTGGTTCTTTTTGCCAGTGGCGTAGCCTACGGCAAAAATGAACACTTAGGTTTAGATTATTTCGTTGGAAAAATGGATTCTTCAACTCAAATAAAAATTAAATGCTTAGGAAACCTAATTGTCTTAATTTTCTCTATTTTTGTCCTCATTATTGGTGGTATAAATTTAGTAATTAACACTTACGAAATGCAACAAGTTATGCAGGCGCTGCAAATTCAAAAAGCCTATGTTTATAGTGTTATTCCTATCAGTGGTTTCTTTTTTCTGATTTTTAGTATCGAATCGTTTTTTGAAAAAGAGTGCGTTAAAAATGATTGAAATTTTACTCATTCTAATTGTCAGCTTTGTGGCAATGCTCTTACTAAATGTTCCCATTGCTATCACAATTGCCATGTCATCTTTCCTTGCTATTTTGGCCGCAGGTCTAGACCCCAATTATCAGGTTGCTTTTGATATGGCCGATGGTGTTGGTCGAATTGGCTTACTACCTATCCCGTTTTTTATTTTATCAGGCATACTTATGGGAAGGGGCGGAATAGCTTCACGCCTAATCGATTTGGCAAAGTCAATTATTGCTTGGTTCCCTGGTGGCCTTGCTTTAGTCAACACCGTTACTTGCATGATTTTTGGTGCACTATCTGGCTCTGCTGTTGCGGCAGTTTCTTCAATCGGTGGCTTTATGGTCCCTGAAATGGAGAAAGAAGGCTACGATAAAGATTTCAGTGTTGCAGTAACTTCCACTGCAGCGACTACAGGCTTACTCATCCCTCCAAGTAATATTATGATTATCTATGCAGTAGCTAGTGGTGTAACTGTAGAGGCCATGTTTATGGCAGGTATTATTCCAGGCTTACTTGTTGGTCTGTGTATAATGACTGTTTGTATTATTACGGCTTTAAAAAAAGGCTATAAAGCTGGAGAGTTTGTTGGATTTAAAACGATCGCTCAATCTTTTCGCAAAGCTTTTATGAGTTTATTGCTCATCGTCATTGTAATCGGTGGGATTTTAGGAGGTATCTTTACCGCTACAGAGGCTTCAGCAGTAGCAGTAGCCTACTCATTTTTTCTTGCGGTAATCTTTTATAAAAATGTTAAATTAAAAGATTTACCAGAGATATTTCTTCAGGCAGGAAAAACGACTTCAATAGTCATGCTCATGATCGGCGCTAGCTCGGCTATGTCCACAATTTTGACCTTGGAAAACATACCTCAAATGATCAGTCAATTCCTGATGCAAGTTTCAGATAATCCGATTATCATTTTATTAATCATTAATATCACCCTCCTTTTAGTGGGAACTTTTATGGACATGACTCCTGCATTACTAATTTTCACCCCAATTTTCCTTCCCGTAGTTAGTTCGGACTTAATTGGTATGCACCCAGTTCATTTTGGAATAATGATGATCGCCAACCTCTGTATTGGACTTTGTACACCTCCAGTTGGATCCTGTCTGTTTGTGGGATGCGGCGTGGGAAAAACAAGTATAAGTAAAGTTTCCAAACCCATGTTGCCTTTCTTTTTGGCCATGGTATTTGCCTTATTACTTACTACATACATACCAGCATTTTCTATGTGGCTCCCGGAAATACTTGGCTTAACTAATTAGTACTTAACGGAGATAATCTAGTAAATCTATCACATCAAAATATTTTAATTTGAATATCTCCTAAATTCACTCGATATATTGAAAAAACATATATATGATAAGTGTCTTACAAACTTAGCTAAATCTTGAAATAATTTATGCTTTAAACAAAGAACTCTGTATGAAAGTAATATTAGCTTTATCCTTACTACTTTTTCAGCAAATAATATCAGCTATTGAAATGACTGTTGAAAACATCGAGATAGTTGATTCTCACATTCATTTCTTTGATACATCGAGACCTGATGGAGTCATGTGGCCTCCTAAAAGAAACAAGGTCCTTCATGTACCGACTTTACCTGAGCATTACAAAGAAATAGTTAAGGAAAATAATGTTAAGAAAGCAGTAGTCGTTCAAGCCAGTAACTGGGTCAGTGATGCCAATTGGAACTTAAAAGTGACTGAAAATGAAGCTGACCTATACGCCGGTGTAGTTTGTAATCTTTCTACATTGGGAACAAAACAATTTAGAAAAGACATTGATAAACTGATACAAAATCCGCGTGCGGTTGGCATTAGAATAACGCATCCCCCAAAGGATAGAAAATTTTACTCTGCACAACTTATCAAAGACCTTAAATATATCGCCGAACACAATATGAGCCTAGACATTTTACATGCTCGATTTGAGTCAGATACCTTAATTGAAATCGCTAAGCAACTGCCTGAACTTAATATAATGATTGGACTTTCAGGTAAAAAAACTGATTTAATCCTAGAACTTGAAAGACTGCCAAATGTCTTCTGCAAATTCACTAATGACCTGAGTAAGTCTGAGACCAGAAAAAACTTTGAAATTATCTGGCAAAAATTTGGCCCCGATAGGATAGTCTTCGGCAGTAATTGGCCGGCGACTAAACTTACTCCCAATGGCTATGCTCAAACTAAGAAAGCACTTTTCGATATTTTAAAAGAGAAAGGCGATGATGCAGTAAAAAAGGTTTTCTATGACAATGCCTTAAAGTTCTAC from Lentisphaera araneosa HTCC2155 includes:
- a CDS encoding amidohydrolase family protein is translated as MKVILALSLLLFQQIISAIEMTVENIEIVDSHIHFFDTSRPDGVMWPPKRNKVLHVPTLPEHYKEIVKENNVKKAVVVQASNWVSDANWNLKVTENEADLYAGVVCNLSTLGTKQFRKDIDKLIQNPRAVGIRITHPPKDRKFYSAQLIKDLKYIAEHNMSLDILHARFESDTLIEIAKQLPELNIMIGLSGKKTDLILELERLPNVFCKFTNDLSKSETRKNFEIIWQKFGPDRIVFGSNWPATKLTPNGYAQTKKALFDILKEKGDDAVKKVFYDNALKFYQLENGRKLK
- a CDS encoding AraC family transcriptional regulator, yielding MLIYFQIITNLLMPIAAGALYLACFFFSRMQGSKRLKYFNLFLLSFTIYLILRPIQLGLGAHPYPLWVCLFRHFLLDAVCAPLAFLALCAFSESVSKQKITKAFVAGSVLGGFYCVMNFLGTDSSYVLLDLGPLQFHDNYTPSNHAPYYGRELTTLTQCLVATIFFIVPSINCLKKSELKQTSQLLFAKGLLLFGLAYLMGTFYHLWGLYYLAAAVSAILLSKANYDDIQQIKNNAKQAADLIRNELVNSLLRSQGNENKLKELFKFIGLEKSPKHFVILECSTDSNKGDFQRECLNHIDKDERSKLYQVFSMTDDSFGLACGDFSKKELADFAESLRQKLRTHKVSIGVSTRLHSLCEAYRESLVALNRAKELGGDIVVIFTPLRDLSEFGTSLIDQQNKLIQLIFESRREEIDQQVNDYIKNLTRNCKMNLFKMKLNLQGIPVLITKSCIDKNISPEDILKCEEQQTIALLEVKEIDELTLWLSKTIKFYLNIIRDSMQKPEHSQIKRVKEYVQEKFREPISLEDAASIACLSASHFRRVFKKECGESFNQFLTTYRIDASKDFLKNPKYSISDIAYEVGFKDSNYFSTVFRKSQNISPRDYRNNVLKS
- a CDS encoding TRAP transporter substrate-binding protein; its protein translation is MSKQRKSGFFAGVLVGVLAATIIFSFVTRYNKSNGSQQKNITTIKLAHTLDTKHPVHLGMVYMKKRLEEISNNQATLEIFPSGVLGSETKCIEMLQNGVLAMTKTSTSPMEGFVPEMGVFSLPYVFRSREHFWNVLDSKIGKDLLLKGESRNLRGICYFDAGSRNFYTTKKPVLTPEDLNKQKIRVMNSKTAIDMIKALGGSPTPIAWGELYSALNQGVVDGAENNPPSYYNNGHHKVSKHFSLDGHTRVPDMLVISSKIWKSYSPELQTWLQQAADEASQYQRELWAQKSKEALAAAEKEGAKIYYPDIQPFIDKTKSMIDGLKDTAVGDIYRRIQETK
- a CDS encoding TRAP transporter small permease, coding for MTSTLLKLKSQLVKLLNALVIITMGLLVLDVLWGVLSRYLLGGQSSWTDELAQVLLTCLVLFASGVAYGKNEHLGLDYFVGKMDSSTQIKIKCLGNLIVLIFSIFVLIIGGINLVINTYEMQQVMQALQIQKAYVYSVIPISGFFFLIFSIESFFEKECVKND
- a CDS encoding alpha-glucuronidase family glycosyl hydrolase, which gives rise to MTKKAKMIYSLTCLFSLICTAHSSNAPSSYRAWLSYQKIDKQKILNTYQNLFQELSVAGKSPIIQSSINELQIGLKAILQTDLKISNSFSKGLIIGTAKELSMKGIDLDVSNLSSEGFLLQSDNQKLILSAKSDLGLLYGAFHILRLIQTQQALNTLDLKENPKIQHRLLNHWDNPGTVPEGRSYVERGYAGDSIFKWDELSKHEQRYIDYCRMLASTGINGSVMNNVNTAKKGLEGWKLLTPEYLPKLKYLAGIFRQYGIKMYISVNFFSPVIVGGLPEANPNDPKVQKWWNDKANEIYKEIPDFGGYLVKADSEGEPGPMKYGLTHADGANLLARSLKPHGGIVMWRAFVYGHKKSNPDRAAQPYDLFKPIDGKFDDNAIVQIKNGPHDFQVREPVSTLFSAMPKTNQMLELQITQEYTGHERHVCYLVPQWKTIFDFDTHAKGKGTEIKKILSGQVYKYKHAGIAGVSNIGDDTNWTGHLLAQANFYGFGRLSWNPDLSTEEITAEWIKQTFGHNKKIMKVVSKILNTSWRTYEDYTMPLGIGFMSNGCPDNDESHFRPDPAKRKKYHKADKKGLGYDRTKNSKGHSHYAGQYHKPVYDMYKNVETCPEELLLFFHHLPYTHKLKSGKTIIQHIYDAHNDGVKQVENYYKEWQSLNGLMDAERFEEVSLKLKEQIKYAAEWRDSINSYFYKLSKIKEINK
- a CDS encoding TRAP transporter large permease; this translates as MIEILLILIVSFVAMLLLNVPIAITIAMSSFLAILAAGLDPNYQVAFDMADGVGRIGLLPIPFFILSGILMGRGGIASRLIDLAKSIIAWFPGGLALVNTVTCMIFGALSGSAVAAVSSIGGFMVPEMEKEGYDKDFSVAVTSTAATTGLLIPPSNIMIIYAVASGVTVEAMFMAGIIPGLLVGLCIMTVCIITALKKGYKAGEFVGFKTIAQSFRKAFMSLLLIVIVIGGILGGIFTATEASAVAVAYSFFLAVIFYKNVKLKDLPEIFLQAGKTTSIVMLMIGASSAMSTILTLENIPQMISQFLMQVSDNPIIILLIINITLLLVGTFMDMTPALLIFTPIFLPVVSSDLIGMHPVHFGIMMIANLCIGLCTPPVGSCLFVGCGVGKTSISKVSKPMLPFFLAMVFALLLTTYIPAFSMWLPEILGLTN
- a CDS encoding arylsulfatase, with the protein product MTIKMRAKIFAQLSFFLCLLLAFNASSNDKQPNILLILADDLGWSDLGCYGSIIKTPNLDKLAKDGIRFTQFHNTAKCYPSRACLLTGVYAQQNNMARGAGKIKNAVTLAEVLREAGYRTLASGKHHGEDNLYDRGFDRYFGLRDGVCNYFNPGYQRPGEVVPAHKKGKFPRKWCIDGQTFSPYTPKEKDFYTTDYFTNYALEYLEEYKDEDKPFFLYLAYTAPHDPLQAWPKDIKKYTGKFMQGYQAYRQARYERMLKMKLIDKASFPLSEPSYRDWDSLSSEEKVQEDRRMAVYAAMIDCMDQNIGKVIDKLDKLGQLENTLILFASDNGCSPGSDFGGFKDYNPDAKNGEIGSMQRYTKLGIDWANVSNTPFKLFKTNAHKGGTCTPLIAYWPKGIIGNNRISHKPGHFIDIMPTIIDIAKAKYPQEFKGEKVVPMQGESLVSVFKNKNTARTNPIYWYYGKGKAIQYDNWRLVSDAESPWVLYNMDTDRSETTDVSNKYPEVVSKLNDLHKKWMKENPVSKKRKKSRKLAAK